From Grus americana isolate bGruAme1 chromosome 11, bGruAme1.mat, whole genome shotgun sequence, a single genomic window includes:
- the LOC129211564 gene encoding SRSF protein kinase 3-like yields the protein MVPAGGHHPAREGEVFNTRYQALCKLGCGTFATVWLCQDMRRKKHVAVKVLKSRESFAEAAQDEVALLRCVSSMKKKDQAGENIVCLLDDFRMIGENGFHVCLVFEALGPSLRCLMGNYAAQGLPLPFVKKSLQQVLAGLHFLHKRCRIIHADIKPENVLLYGRDKSLQRLLPDTLDCGQRTDLRLKGPGGDPGNRLEESDLMSIEVKIADLGSACWTYKPFSKEIQTQPYRALEVLLGLDYGTPVDIWSTGCLAFEMATGECLFDPQPGKYFSRDDDHVARIIELLGRIPPHIAFSWNKSTNFFSRPGALLRISRLSPRSLHSILVDRHNWTKQEVTPFTSFLLPALQYAPERRATAAQCLHHAWLSAP from the exons ATGGTCCCCGCAGGAGGCCACCACCCCGCACGGGAAGGAGAGGTGTTCAACACGCGATACCAGGCTCTGTGCAAGCTGGGCTGCGGCACCTTTGCCACCGTCTGGCTGTGCCAGGACATGAG GAGGAAGAAACACGTAGCTGTGAAGGTCCTGAAAAGCAGGGAGAGCTTTGCTGAGGCTGCCCAGGATGAGGTTGCTCTCCTCCGCTGT GTGAGCAGTATGAAGAAGAAGGACCAGGCAGGAGAAAACATCGTCTGTTTGTTAGACGACTTCAGAATGATCGGAGAGAACGGCTTCC ATGTGTGCTTGGTATTTGAGGCGCTGGGTCCTTCCCTGCGATGTCTGATGGGTAACTACGCAGCCCAGGGACTGCCTCTGCCGTTTGTGAAAAAGTCTTTACAGCAG gtgctggcagggctgcacTTCCTGCACAAGCGCTGCCGCATCATCCACGCAGACATCAAACCGGAGAACGTCTTGCTGTACGGACGCGACAAAAGCCTCCAAAGGCTTCTGCCCGATACGCTCGACTGCGGCCAGAGAACAGATTTGAGGCTAAAGGGACCAG GAGGTGATCCTGGCAATCGATTGGAAGAATCTGATTTAATGAGCATAGAAGTGAAAATTGCAGATCTGGGCAGCGCGTGCTGGACA TACAAGCCTTTTTCCAAGGAGATACAGACCCAGCCGTACCGTGCCCTGGAAGTGCTGCTTGGATTGGACTATGGCACTCCTGTGGATATCTGGAGCACGGGCTGCCTG GCATTTGAAATGGCAACTGGGGAGTGTTTATTTGATCCTCAACCTGGGAAATATTTCTCCAGAGATGATG ATCACGTTGCTCGTATTATTGAACTCCTGGGAAGAATTCCTCCCCACATTGCTTTCTCCTGGAACAAGTCAACAAATTTTTTCAGCAGGCCAG GCGCTCTCCTGCGGATCTCCAGGCTTTCCCCCCGCAGCCTCCACAGCATCCTGGTGGACAGACACAACTGGACAAAACAGGAGGTCACCCCCTTCACCAGCTTCCTGCTGCCCGCGCTGCAGTACGCACCCGAGCGCCGGGCCACAGCCGCCCAGTGCCTGCACCACGCGTGGCTCAGCGCTCCATGA